A region from the Lentimonas sp. CC4 genome encodes:
- a CDS encoding efflux transporter outer membrane subunit codes for MKRAYQHTSIACTVLLASVALSGCLKVGPEYVDPSANVATGWNTETNELMNYTMPNDTVWWKNAFNDPELNRLVELALDDNLTLRSASLRVLQSQQQLAIAIGSQYPQQQQATGAVTRSKANDNIANNYSLGMNLSWEADIWGRFSSQVESASAAMDASVADYDGALVSIVSQVAQNYVLIRTFRNRVKVAQDNIELQQSNLDITQAKFNAGEVSELDVNQAQSLLNNTKATISSYEVSLQQLKNAQAVLLGQPPQAFSSYVTESSEIPSVQAEVALGMPQDLIRQRPDIRAAERRLAAQSAEIDYAITELYPHLSIGGSVGTSAQNEGNLFESDSELWDITGMFQWNIFNYGRLQSNIRLQDATFQQLLTDYRSTVINAQADVENTIVAYLKSHEQLESYQLAADASKRAVNISQTQYTNGLIPFNTVINTLTSDAQQQDLLATAKGTVASNLIQVYRALGGAWEIRNGQDPVDLLPASTEQEMLERTKYWEDVLD; via the coding sequence ATGAAGCGCGCATATCAACACACTTCCATCGCTTGCACAGTGCTACTAGCTAGCGTTGCGCTCAGCGGCTGCCTCAAAGTCGGCCCAGAATATGTCGACCCCAGCGCCAACGTCGCCACGGGCTGGAATACCGAGACCAACGAACTCATGAACTACACGATGCCCAATGACACGGTATGGTGGAAAAATGCGTTTAACGACCCAGAGCTCAACCGACTAGTCGAGCTCGCCCTCGACGATAATTTAACACTGCGCTCTGCCAGCCTACGCGTCCTACAGTCGCAGCAACAACTCGCCATTGCGATCGGCAGTCAATATCCGCAACAGCAACAAGCCACCGGCGCCGTGACACGCTCAAAGGCCAACGACAACATCGCCAACAACTACAGCCTGGGCATGAACCTTAGCTGGGAAGCCGACATCTGGGGGCGCTTCAGCAGCCAAGTTGAATCCGCCTCGGCCGCCATGGATGCCAGCGTCGCCGACTATGATGGCGCTCTCGTCTCCATCGTATCCCAAGTCGCTCAAAACTATGTGCTCATCCGCACCTTCCGCAATCGCGTGAAAGTCGCACAGGACAACATCGAACTACAGCAAAGTAACTTAGACATCACACAGGCAAAATTTAATGCCGGTGAGGTCAGTGAGCTCGACGTCAATCAAGCACAGAGCCTGCTCAACAATACCAAAGCGACGATCTCCAGCTACGAAGTCTCGCTACAACAGCTCAAGAATGCACAGGCCGTCCTGCTCGGACAACCACCTCAAGCGTTTTCAAGCTATGTCACCGAAAGTAGCGAAATCCCAAGCGTGCAAGCAGAAGTCGCGCTCGGCATGCCACAGGATTTGATTCGTCAACGCCCCGACATTCGTGCCGCAGAACGCCGACTCGCCGCGCAAAGCGCCGAGATCGACTACGCCATTACAGAACTCTACCCGCACCTATCCATAGGCGGCAGCGTCGGCACCAGCGCGCAAAATGAAGGCAACCTCTTCGAAAGCGACAGCGAGCTCTGGGATATCACAGGCATGTTTCAATGGAACATTTTTAATTACGGCCGCCTGCAGAGCAACATTCGTCTCCAAGACGCGACTTTCCAACAACTGCTCACCGACTACCGAAGCACCGTGATCAACGCACAGGCCGATGTGGAAAACACCATCGTTGCTTATCTCAAGTCACACGAGCAATTGGAATCTTACCAGCTCGCCGCCGACGCCTCAAAGCGCGCTGTGAATATCTCGCAGACGCAATACACCAACGGACTCATTCCCTTCAACACCGTCATCAACACCCTCACCTCCGACGCCCAACAGCAAGACCTGCTCGCGACAGCGAAAGGCACTGTAGCCAGTAACCTGATACAAGTTTACCGAGCACTCGGCGGCGCCTGGGAAATTCGCAACGGCCAAGACCCCGTCGATCTCCTACCAGCATCCACCGAACAAGAAATGCTAGAACGCACCAAGTATTGGGAGGACGTCCTGGACTAA
- a CDS encoding DUF1656 domain-containing protein, with protein sequence MNHMPHEFSIGGVYMPSLLVAAALGLLAAVITSKVLNRCQLSKYFFYPPLVFMALTVIYTVLIGTFVIKV encoded by the coding sequence ATGAACCACATGCCACATGAATTCAGTATAGGCGGGGTCTATATGCCCTCGCTACTCGTTGCCGCCGCGCTCGGGCTCCTCGCCGCAGTCATCACATCGAAAGTGCTCAACCGCTGCCAACTCTCCAAATATTTTTTCTACCCGCCACTGGTCTTCATGGCACTCACCGTCATCTATACCGTCCTGATCGGCACCTTTGTGATTAAAGTCTAA
- a CDS encoding basic amino acid ABC transporter substrate-binding protein translates to MRKFNRFTYLLLAALVFIVGCGKKATISEDGKPVITVACEPTFPPFEMIDEQSGEIIGFDIDLIKAIAAEAGYAVQIQNLGFDGLIAALHTGSIDVIASGMTITEERAKQVAFTNPYIDAGISVAIGADSTEFTTLEQLKGKKVAVQIGTSGAEAAEKLGAEIGGYAKLTNYESISLAFQELANGTVDAVINDTPVNQAFAARYPGKIKFLGEPLNSETYGFAVNLEDVELLEALNAGLEKVKASGQYDTIADKYFK, encoded by the coding sequence ATGAGAAAATTCAATCGTTTCACTTATCTCCTCCTTGCTGCACTCGTCTTTATCGTGGGTTGTGGGAAAAAAGCTACCATCAGTGAAGATGGTAAGCCGGTCATTACTGTGGCCTGCGAGCCGACTTTCCCTCCATTCGAAATGATTGACGAGCAGAGCGGAGAAATTATTGGCTTTGATATTGATTTGATCAAAGCGATCGCAGCCGAAGCGGGCTACGCGGTGCAGATTCAGAACCTTGGTTTTGATGGGCTCATTGCCGCGCTACATACAGGCTCGATTGACGTAATTGCATCTGGTATGACGATTACTGAAGAGCGTGCAAAGCAGGTCGCATTTACGAACCCATACATTGATGCAGGTATTTCTGTCGCAATTGGAGCTGACTCTACCGAGTTCACGACACTTGAGCAGCTCAAAGGCAAGAAGGTCGCTGTGCAGATTGGCACAAGTGGTGCCGAAGCTGCAGAAAAGCTAGGCGCCGAGATTGGCGGCTATGCCAAGTTAACGAACTATGAGAGTATCAGCCTTGCATTTCAGGAGCTTGCCAACGGCACTGTCGATGCGGTGATCAACGACACGCCTGTTAATCAAGCCTTCGCAGCGCGCTATCCTGGGAAAATTAAATTTCTAGGGGAGCCACTCAACAGCGAGACATACGGATTTGCCGTTAACCTCGAAGATGTCGAGTTGCTTGAAGCACTGAATGCTGGCTTAGAGAAAGTTAAAGCGAGTGGGCAGTATGATACGATCGCTGACAAGTATTTTAAGTAG
- a CDS encoding HlyD family secretion protein translates to MKHILKYLTTAIVVVVAVLAVLWMVKDQSINPRTRDGQVRAEIIQIAPRVSGPIVSLPLKDNQHVTAGDVLFQIDPRTFEATLAQAQAQYDKAKDNYTALEKQVESAQADIEVATAAVVQAESYIKQVDAQIQQVEAEYKRQQELLPLKATSQKSVERAKANRDVGIEERKGAVASLAQAKAGLSQAEAALAQAIANRGTLGEANASLRSAKAAVRTAELNLEFTTVKAPVDGFITNLNLREGTQAVANQPMLALVDIKSYWVVGYFKENTIANMRAGDDAKITLMTYPDQPLTGTVNSLGWGIAQQDGSTGFELLPNVNPTFEWIRLAQRIPVRIHIDTIPNGVSLRVGTTASIIVHTTAGNSK, encoded by the coding sequence ATGAAACACATTCTAAAATATCTAACTACCGCCATCGTTGTCGTGGTTGCCGTGCTCGCCGTCCTCTGGATGGTCAAGGATCAATCCATCAATCCACGCACCCGCGACGGACAAGTGCGCGCCGAAATCATCCAAATCGCACCACGTGTCTCCGGCCCCATCGTCAGCCTACCGCTCAAGGACAACCAACACGTCACAGCCGGCGACGTGCTCTTCCAAATCGACCCACGCACCTTCGAAGCCACACTCGCTCAGGCTCAAGCACAATACGACAAGGCCAAGGACAACTACACCGCACTCGAAAAACAAGTCGAGTCCGCGCAGGCCGATATCGAAGTCGCCACCGCTGCTGTGGTGCAGGCCGAAAGTTATATCAAGCAAGTCGACGCGCAGATCCAACAAGTCGAAGCCGAATACAAGCGCCAACAAGAACTCCTACCACTCAAAGCCACCTCGCAGAAATCCGTTGAACGTGCCAAAGCCAACCGCGACGTCGGCATCGAAGAGCGCAAAGGCGCCGTCGCTAGCCTGGCTCAAGCAAAAGCCGGACTCAGCCAAGCCGAAGCGGCACTCGCCCAAGCCATCGCCAACCGCGGCACACTCGGGGAGGCCAATGCCAGCCTACGCAGTGCCAAGGCCGCCGTGCGCACCGCCGAGCTCAACCTCGAATTCACCACCGTCAAAGCCCCCGTCGACGGCTTCATCACCAACCTCAATCTGCGAGAAGGCACCCAAGCCGTCGCCAATCAACCGATGCTCGCGCTGGTCGACATCAAGAGCTACTGGGTGGTCGGCTACTTCAAAGAAAACACCATCGCCAACATGCGAGCCGGTGATGACGCCAAGATCACTTTGATGACCTACCCCGACCAGCCACTAACGGGCACCGTCAACAGTCTCGGCTGGGGCATTGCACAACAGGACGGCAGCACCGGCTTTGAACTACTGCCCAACGTCAACCCAACCTTCGAGTGGATACGCCTCGCACAACGCATCCCCGTGCGCATCCATATTGATACCATTCCAAACGGCGTCTCCCTTCGCGTCGGCACCACCGCGTCCATCATCGTGCACACCACTGCAGGCAACTCGAAATGA
- a CDS encoding valine--pyruvate transaminase yields MPDQDNASTPSEWSEFGQRLCCGSGIGELMDDLGHALAAGGDKVHMLGGGQPAHIPEMDALWRKRIEEITATPGELEHMLGNYEPPAGRTSFRQAIADLFRKEFEWDLSADNVAITMGGQTAFFCLFNALAGRTTDGQQKKILLPLVPEYIGYADQSVSGSMFRSVKPRIEHTGDHEFKYRVDFENLEVTDDIAAICVSRPTNPTGNVLTDNEIAHLAELAEANGIPLIIDNAYGAPFPNVIFTEAKPIWNENIILTLSLSKIGLPGTRTGIVIAKPEIIKAVASMTSIMGLANTNTGQAIAQPLIESGEILRLSNEVVQPFYREKSAQAQAWVKQYFDPALSYHIHRSEGALFLWAWFKGLPITSRELYERLKARGVLVVPGSYFFFGQDDSDWKHSDECIRINFTMPAADVEIGIRIIGEEVSKAYAEGE; encoded by the coding sequence ATGCCCGACCAAGACAACGCTTCCACTCCCTCAGAATGGTCCGAATTCGGACAGCGTCTTTGCTGCGGCAGCGGCATCGGCGAGCTCATGGATGACCTCGGACACGCGCTCGCAGCAGGCGGCGATAAAGTTCACATGCTCGGTGGCGGCCAACCCGCACACATCCCAGAAATGGATGCACTCTGGCGCAAGCGCATCGAAGAGATCACAGCCACACCCGGCGAACTGGAGCACATGCTCGGCAATTACGAGCCGCCCGCTGGGCGCACTAGCTTTCGCCAAGCCATCGCCGATCTCTTCCGTAAAGAATTCGAATGGGATCTCAGCGCGGACAACGTCGCCATCACTATGGGCGGGCAAACCGCGTTTTTCTGTTTATTCAACGCACTCGCAGGACGCACTACCGACGGGCAACAAAAAAAGATCCTACTCCCGCTCGTGCCCGAATACATCGGCTACGCCGACCAATCCGTAAGCGGATCAATGTTTCGCAGTGTCAAGCCGCGCATCGAGCATACCGGCGACCACGAATTCAAATACCGCGTGGACTTCGAAAACTTAGAAGTGACCGACGACATCGCCGCGATCTGCGTCTCCCGCCCCACCAATCCAACCGGCAACGTCCTCACCGACAACGAAATCGCCCACCTAGCGGAGCTAGCCGAAGCCAACGGTATCCCGTTGATTATCGACAACGCCTACGGCGCCCCCTTCCCCAATGTCATTTTCACTGAAGCAAAGCCGATTTGGAATGAGAACATCATCCTTACGCTGAGCCTATCAAAAATAGGCCTCCCCGGCACCCGCACCGGCATCGTCATCGCCAAGCCAGAAATCATCAAGGCCGTCGCATCGATGACCTCGATCATGGGCTTAGCCAATACCAATACAGGGCAAGCCATCGCCCAACCACTCATCGAAAGCGGTGAGATCCTAAGACTCAGCAACGAAGTCGTGCAGCCATTCTACCGCGAAAAGTCCGCGCAGGCACAGGCATGGGTGAAGCAATATTTTGATCCCGCTCTAAGCTATCACATCCACCGCAGCGAAGGTGCACTCTTCCTATGGGCATGGTTCAAAGGACTGCCGATCACTTCTCGCGAACTGTATGAACGCCTCAAAGCCCGCGGCGTGCTCGTCGTGCCTGGCAGTTATTTCTTCTTTGGCCAAGACGACAGCGATTGGAAACACAGTGATGAGTGTATCCGCATCAACTTCACCATGCCCGCAGCGGATGTTGAAATAGGTATCCGCATCATCGGCGAAGAAGTCTCAAAGGCCTACGCCGAAGGCGAGTAG
- a CDS encoding glutamate decarboxylase — translation MAIHDKKSIEGKIDDAVYASTNLSVSMPKFKFPNNEHSPRDAYTVVHDELMLDGNARQNLATFCQTWEEPEIHKLMDECIDKNIVDKDEYPQIAEIESRCVHMLADLWNSPAGANTVGTSTTGSSEAAMLGGMAMLRRWEAKRKAEGKPYDKPNLVTGPVQICWHKFTRYWNIEHREIPMDDPRLIMTPEEALKRCDENTIGVVPTLGVTFTGEYEPVEAVSKALDQLQADTGLDIPIHVDGASGGFLAPFSAPELTWDFRLERVKSINASGHKFGLSPLGVGWAIWREESDLPEEMVFWVNYLGGNMRDIALNFSRPGGQVACQYYNFLRLGKEGYAKIHNACYDTAAYLATEIEKLGPFEIIYNGERDKGIPALCWKIKENTDPGFTLYDLADRLSMRGWQVPAYSLPANREELSIQRILVRHGVSRDLGDLLLKDMKQAMAHLEKHPSSTPMTGDEGSGFHH, via the coding sequence ATGGCCATTCACGATAAGAAATCCATCGAAGGTAAAATAGACGATGCAGTCTATGCTTCAACCAACCTCTCGGTATCCATGCCGAAGTTTAAATTCCCAAACAACGAGCACAGCCCCCGCGACGCATATACTGTCGTGCACGACGAACTGATGCTCGACGGCAATGCCCGTCAAAATTTAGCGACATTCTGCCAAACATGGGAAGAGCCTGAAATCCATAAGCTCATGGATGAGTGTATCGACAAGAACATCGTCGATAAGGATGAGTATCCTCAAATCGCCGAGATCGAATCTCGCTGCGTGCACATGCTCGCCGATCTCTGGAACTCGCCAGCAGGTGCGAATACCGTCGGCACCTCCACCACCGGATCAAGTGAAGCCGCCATGCTTGGTGGCATGGCGATGCTGCGCCGTTGGGAAGCCAAACGTAAAGCCGAAGGCAAACCTTACGATAAGCCCAACCTCGTCACCGGCCCCGTCCAAATCTGCTGGCACAAATTCACCCGCTACTGGAACATTGAGCACCGCGAAATCCCAATGGATGATCCGCGCCTGATCATGACCCCTGAAGAAGCACTCAAACGTTGCGATGAGAATACCATCGGCGTCGTGCCCACCCTCGGCGTGACTTTTACTGGCGAATACGAACCCGTCGAAGCCGTCTCCAAAGCACTCGACCAACTCCAAGCCGACACCGGCCTCGACATCCCCATCCACGTCGATGGCGCCAGCGGCGGCTTCCTCGCTCCGTTCAGTGCACCTGAATTGACATGGGACTTCCGTCTAGAGCGCGTCAAATCCATCAACGCCTCTGGTCATAAATTTGGCCTCTCCCCACTCGGTGTGGGTTGGGCAATCTGGCGCGAAGAAAGCGATCTCCCTGAAGAAATGGTCTTCTGGGTCAACTACCTCGGCGGCAACATGCGTGACATCGCGCTCAACTTCTCACGCCCGGGCGGTCAGGTCGCTTGCCAATACTACAACTTCCTACGCTTAGGCAAAGAAGGCTACGCCAAGATTCACAATGCCTGCTACGATACAGCCGCTTACCTCGCTACTGAAATCGAGAAGCTCGGTCCCTTCGAGATCATTTACAACGGTGAACGCGACAAGGGCATTCCAGCACTTTGCTGGAAAATCAAAGAGAATACCGATCCGGGCTTCACCCTCTACGACCTAGCAGATCGCCTCAGCATGCGCGGCTGGCAAGTCCCGGCCTATTCGCTGCCAGCGAACCGTGAAGAGCTTTCGATCCAGCGTATCCTCGTGCGCCACGGTGTCAGCCGTGACCTCGGCGATCTACTCTTAAAAGACATGAAGCAAGCCATGGCTCACTTAGAGAAACACCCGTCTAGCACCCCAATGACGGGTGACGAAGGCTCAGGCTTCCATCACTAA
- a CDS encoding GNAT family N-acetyltransferase, translating into MKLKCFNAFTLDHSKASVQNLWSMAERLQIQQLEKARHNRKDFDCGVPPLNDYLEKQAALDVKRKAAGCWVMTSTVAECTILGYYTLSAEAIDAVDLPEVPKAISKKLPGYRRFGAALLGRLAVARSQQGQEIGELLLMDAFHRCLVMEIPVVVIVVDPKDKKAADWYGRFGFRALTAGRMAVTLLELEARFNELDSRR; encoded by the coding sequence ATGAAACTAAAGTGTTTCAATGCCTTCACTCTTGATCACTCCAAAGCGTCCGTTCAAAACTTATGGTCGATGGCAGAGCGGCTACAGATACAGCAGTTAGAAAAGGCGCGTCATAATCGGAAAGATTTCGATTGTGGGGTGCCGCCACTGAACGATTATCTGGAGAAGCAAGCCGCACTCGACGTTAAGCGTAAGGCTGCTGGCTGTTGGGTGATGACCTCAACGGTCGCCGAGTGCACGATATTGGGATACTATACTCTGTCGGCAGAGGCGATTGATGCGGTGGATCTACCTGAGGTGCCTAAGGCGATTAGTAAAAAGCTTCCTGGTTATCGCCGCTTTGGAGCAGCTTTGCTGGGACGGCTTGCTGTTGCGCGGTCTCAACAAGGGCAAGAAATCGGGGAATTATTGTTAATGGATGCGTTCCATCGTTGCCTTGTGATGGAGATTCCGGTCGTTGTGATCGTGGTTGACCCGAAAGACAAAAAAGCAGCTGACTGGTATGGACGATTCGGGTTTCGAGCACTGACCGCAGGTCGTATGGCCGTGACTTTGTTGGAATTGGAAGCCCGATTTAACGAGCTGGATTCACGTCGCTAA
- a CDS encoding trimeric intracellular cation channel family protein: protein MNYDSLIYWIGMIGIAAFAVTGVLAVLPKGVDILGATVIGMLTALAGGTLRDLVLDVPVYWSIDSLYIWVALVASVIAFWAKELLSRAEIFRLMLYLDGLGVALFSIQAMSKVWDLDYGPPVTPVVLGVVTAIGGGLIRDVLSGRTNLLMTSHELYLTPIAFGCVLYSLARHYVPQHGSMAAIFCVVFIFCFRAAAIHWNLAVPRRLVSEVK, encoded by the coding sequence ATGAATTACGACTCACTCATTTATTGGATCGGGATGATTGGTATCGCAGCGTTTGCAGTGACGGGGGTGCTCGCTGTATTGCCTAAAGGGGTTGATATTTTAGGAGCCACTGTGATTGGCATGTTGACTGCGTTAGCTGGTGGCACATTGCGTGACCTAGTCTTAGATGTGCCCGTGTATTGGTCGATCGATTCGTTGTATATTTGGGTGGCATTGGTTGCCAGCGTGATTGCTTTCTGGGCAAAGGAGCTCTTGTCGCGTGCGGAGATTTTTCGATTGATGCTGTATTTAGACGGTTTGGGTGTCGCACTGTTTTCGATACAGGCGATGAGTAAGGTCTGGGATTTAGATTATGGACCACCTGTGACGCCTGTCGTGCTCGGTGTGGTGACTGCCATTGGGGGCGGCTTGATCCGTGATGTTTTATCCGGGCGCACCAATTTGTTAATGACTTCGCACGAATTGTATCTGACGCCTATCGCGTTTGGCTGTGTGTTATATTCGCTCGCGCGGCACTATGTGCCACAGCATGGATCGATGGCTGCGATCTTTTGTGTCGTCTTTATTTTTTGCTTTCGTGCTGCGGCGATACATTGGAACTTAGCTGTGCCGCGACGCTTAGTGTCGGAGGTGAAGTGA
- a CDS encoding amino acid ABC transporter ATP-binding protein: MIKVENLHKSFGDLEVLKGVTAHVSESEVICVIGPSGSGKSTFLRCLNGLEEASQGEVRIGRHAVTAPQANINQIRREVGMVFQHFNLFPHMSVLKNIYLSPVKALDEPLEEAKANAYRLLKQVGLEEKADHFPDSLSGGQKQRVAIARALAMRPKVMLFDEPTSALDPEMVGEVLAVMQQLAKDGMTMVVVTHEMGFAREVADRVLFMDGGVIVEDREPKGLFDAPEHARTKSFLRMVL; encoded by the coding sequence ATGATCAAAGTCGAAAATTTACATAAATCCTTCGGTGATCTCGAAGTGTTAAAGGGGGTGACGGCTCATGTGAGCGAAAGCGAAGTGATTTGTGTGATCGGGCCATCGGGATCTGGGAAAAGCACTTTTTTACGCTGTCTCAATGGCCTTGAAGAGGCCAGTCAGGGCGAGGTGCGGATCGGTCGGCATGCCGTCACTGCGCCTCAGGCGAATATTAATCAAATTCGCAGGGAGGTCGGTATGGTATTTCAGCACTTCAACCTGTTCCCGCACATGTCGGTGTTGAAGAATATTTACCTGTCCCCAGTTAAGGCCCTCGATGAGCCTCTCGAAGAGGCCAAGGCCAATGCCTATCGACTCCTGAAACAGGTCGGGCTAGAGGAAAAGGCCGATCACTTTCCAGATTCACTGTCGGGTGGGCAAAAGCAGCGTGTTGCGATCGCACGTGCTTTGGCGATGCGTCCGAAAGTGATGTTGTTTGATGAGCCTACTTCGGCGCTCGACCCTGAGATGGTCGGTGAAGTGCTCGCAGTCATGCAGCAGCTTGCTAAGGATGGCATGACAATGGTTGTCGTGACCCATGAGATGGGGTTTGCTCGTGAAGTGGCCGACCGCGTCTTGTTTATGGATGGTGGCGTCATTGTAGAAGATCGAGAGCCAAAGGGGCTGTTTGATGCCCCAGAGCATGCCCGCACCAAGAGTTTTCTACGCATGGTGCTTTAA
- a CDS encoding amino acid ABC transporter permease — protein MHHITTVMPSLIKGARITVLVTGISICFGVFIGLSMSLMKLSSRWWLRLPGVVYVDCVRGTPLLVQILIVYFGLPGLILGLTGQRFPIDPILAGVIAFSLNSGAYVAEIFRAGIQSIDRGQMEAARSLGMGHVMAMRLIILPQAFRRIIPPLGNEFIVLLKDSSLLSVIGVSELLMAGKLYAARTFAPFPTYIGIALVYLVMTVTLSRLVALSERKLSPKKS, from the coding sequence ATGCATCACATCACGACTGTGATGCCGAGCCTGATTAAAGGCGCTCGCATCACAGTGCTGGTGACCGGGATCTCCATATGCTTCGGGGTTTTCATTGGGCTCAGTATGAGCCTAATGAAGCTCTCTAGTCGTTGGTGGCTTCGGTTGCCCGGAGTGGTGTATGTCGACTGTGTGCGTGGCACCCCGTTACTGGTTCAGATTCTAATTGTTTATTTCGGTCTCCCTGGCCTCATCCTCGGGCTCACGGGGCAGCGCTTCCCCATTGATCCGATCCTTGCTGGTGTGATCGCATTTAGTTTAAATAGTGGAGCCTACGTGGCTGAGATCTTTCGCGCGGGCATCCAATCCATCGACCGTGGCCAGATGGAGGCAGCAAGGTCACTTGGCATGGGGCACGTGATGGCAATGCGCCTGATTATATTACCGCAAGCATTTCGCCGTATTATTCCACCATTGGGCAATGAGTTCATCGTTCTATTGAAAGACAGTTCACTGCTATCAGTGATCGGGGTATCCGAGCTTCTCATGGCTGGTAAGCTCTATGCGGCTCGCACCTTTGCTCCGTTTCCGACCTACATTGGTATCGCACTGGTCTATCTCGTTATGACGGTCACGCTTTCGAGACTGGTTGCTCTTTCTGAACGTAAACTGAGCCCAAAAAAATCATGA
- a CDS encoding DUF1778 domain-containing protein, translated as MATVIAQRRTERLVARINPQEKALIQKAAEIEGRNVARFVVQNAVERARKVIQEAETIRLNEAESREFVEALLAPPRKPTPAFKRAFKAYRDTVISDVNPAR; from the coding sequence ATGGCAACAGTAATCGCACAACGCAGAACTGAGCGCTTAGTCGCTCGGATAAACCCTCAAGAAAAGGCACTGATTCAGAAAGCGGCCGAAATTGAAGGGCGTAACGTTGCGCGTTTTGTTGTTCAAAATGCGGTGGAAAGAGCCCGCAAGGTGATTCAGGAAGCAGAGACCATTCGCCTCAATGAAGCAGAATCTCGCGAATTCGTCGAAGCGCTCCTCGCCCCACCAAGAAAGCCAACGCCTGCATTCAAGCGAGCCTTCAAAGCTTACCGTGACACTGTCATTAGCGACGTGAATCCAGCTCGTTAA